In Ctenopharyngodon idella isolate HZGC_01 chromosome 1, HZGC01, whole genome shotgun sequence, a single genomic region encodes these proteins:
- the LOC127512338 gene encoding uncharacterized protein LOC127512338, whose product MKSGRYTLNTVTGGTTEPQTQSLCQDEGKARVCRGSRCLVLMTVCLGLICVLLLVSIILQHISITAERESLFKSYKNTVEELNQTINRLQHNYTDLMTEKDQLKNNFNSLSQKKLELETRVSNLTAEKSQLQKSVDSLGQKKLELETKTTSLSEELEKEKSKGNLCGPVCLFKSNESKSWSESRQYCRDRGADLVIINTEEKQRSISSFIKERVWIGLSDIENEGNMTWVDNSTLKQGLFRFWYGGEPNNAGGDEDCVELMPLNTINNWNDLPCSEKRKGICYCFLIYRGSRCLVMLTVCLGLICALLLVSIILQYISITAERESLFKSYKNTAEEFNQSINILQDNYTDLMTEKDQQKNKTRDNYTDLMIEKDQLQDIFNFVIQKKLELENRVDNLTTEKSQLQGNIDFLSQKKLELETRFFFSTSSVSKSWSESRQYCRDHGGDLAIIDTEEKQRHISSFITEPVWIGLTDIENEGTWKWVDNSPLNRGFWFTGEPNSFHGTNEDCVELMPTRDNVNNWNDLSCTDTRKWEEVGVW is encoded by the exons atgaaatCAGGCAGGTATACTTTAAACACAGTTACTGGAGGCACAACTGAACCTCAAACACAGAGTCTCTGCCAGGATGAAGGAAAAGCTCGAGTGTGCA GAGGAAGTAGGTGTTTGGTGTTGATGACAGTGTGTCTCGGGCTCATTTGTGTTCTTCTGCTGGTCTCCATCATACTGCAGCACATCTCCATCACAGCAGAGAGAGAATCTCTGTTCAAGAGTTACAAGAACACAGTTGAAGAGTTAAATCAGACCATCAACAGATTACAGCACAATTACACTGATCTAATGACTGAAAAAGACCAACTGAAGAACAACTTCAACTCTTTGAGTCAGAAGAAATTGGAGCTGGAGACCAGAGTCAGTAATCTTACTGCTGAGAAAAGCCAGTTACAGAAAAGCGTTGATTCTTTGGGTCAGAAGAAGCTGGAATTAGAAACTAAAACCACGTCTTTAAGTGAAGAGCTAGAGAAGGAAAAATCTAAAG GAAATCTGTGTGgtcctgtttgtttgttcaaaTCCAATGAGTCGAAGAGCTGGTCTGAGAGCAGGCAGTACTGCAGGGATCGAGGAGCTGATCTGGTCATTATCAACACTGAAGAGAAGCAG AGGTCCATATCTTCATTCATCAAGGAGAGAGTGTGGATTGGTTTGTCTGACATTGAGAACGAGGGCAACATGACATGGGTGGATAATTCAACACTGAAACAAGG GTTATTCAGGTTTTGGTATGGAGGTGAGCCAAATAATGCAGGTGGAGATGAGGACTGTGTCGAACTGATGCCTTTAAACACCATCAATAACTGGAATGATCTCCCATGCTCTGAAAAGAGAAAAGGGATTT GTTATTGCTTTCTTATCTACA GAGGAAGTAGGTGTTTGGTGATGTTGACAGTGTGTCTCGGGCTCATTTGTGCTCTTCTGCTGGTCTCCATCATACTGCAGTACATCTCCATCACAGCAGAGAGAGAATCTCTGTTCAAGAGTTACAAGAACACAGCTGAAGAGTTCAATCAGTCTATCAACATCTTACAGGACAATTACACTGATCTAATGACTGAAAAAGACCAACAGAAGAATAAGACCAGA GACAATTACACTGATCTAATGATTGAAAAAGACCAACTGCAGGACATCTTCAACTTTGTGATTCAGAAGAAACTGGAGCTGGAGAACAGAGTTGATAATCTCACTACAGAAAAAAGCCAGTTACAGGGAAACATTGACTTTTTGAGTCAGAAGAAACTGGAGCTGGAGACCAGA ttttttttttccacatccaGTGTGTCGAAGAGCTGGTCTGAGAGCAGGCAGTACTGCAGGGATCATGGTGGTGATCTGGCCATTATCGACACTGAAGAGAAGCAG aGGCACATATCTTCATTTATTACGGAGCCTGTGTGGATTGGTCTGACTGACATTGAGAACGAGGGCACTTGGAAATGGGTGGATAATTCACCACTGAATCGAGG GTTTTGGTTCACAGGTGAGCCGAATAGCTTTCATGGTACAAACGAGGACTGTGTTGAACTGATGCCTACAAGAGACAACGTGAACAACTGGAATGATCTTTCATGCACAGACACGAGAAAATGG GAGGAAGTAGGTGTTTGGTGA